ctaaagttggttagcttgctagctacttccagacacatgacaacacctcactctgaccattttacttagcccttgcagagctggttaggctgttttcatgttatctagagcattggtgactaactgtgctgctggcaacaatttaattacgtttgttttgctgacgtttactgacaccccttacaaaaaaagattgccGTATAACTGCAGTATGTTGCAAATACTGCGTCCAAAATAACATGTTTTTTATAACTGCAGTATATCTGCAGTTACAGTGCAGTGTATTGCAGTTATTACTgcatccaaaataccacagtcagCTAGTTACTACgcttttactgcagtttcaaaactgtAATCTTTATTTGGAAGAGACCGATCATATTCAACGGGAGTTGTGCATtcttaaattcatcagttattctgcactcagGCATACTCAGAGTAGTGCTCTGAAATCttagtagatagccagagtgaatttaccaacTCACCCTTAGTGttctagggcaacatataatgacagaagagaggTTGCATGTAGGCCTATCTAAATATAGGCAAGTTacctaacaaatagcctaccaaaatgtctGAAATTATAAGCAGGAACATAACTAAATTAGGCACACAAAAAAATCCTCCACCTCTTGTCAAAAATGTATTCTGTggtctgactgtagcctacaggGCATCTTCTATATTTGCTGGTTTGCGGGCCACAGATTTTCACTTTAACACACATAGTCAGTGGTTgcagatgggttattagcaattgtggGTAGGTACGTAAACAGCTGAATAAACTTCTGAATCGTGCACCATTATCAGATACCACTGGCTGATTTTTGAGGAAACGTGGGTGAATGATGAGTCTTtcccagtggcggtcagtgccgtttaagatgagggaggacaaatgtttttcatgagcatggccttatttctattacaggatATTGGATGActaattcatattccattcacctagttcaatgtaacagcgataggtttagactactacatgatactcaaattttccctatacccatcatgaggttgctacaacctagcctatgaatgaaagtttacaacgtaggtgcacacaggtcgagcgACATAGGGTGTCataattagtccaacagttgcaaatgagtttctattggacaaattcaggtatgtttatccctatttgcttccatttaagaaacgtttttcaacagaattggctgaatgaatacacccctgataaTGTGTAAACACATCACTTTCAtaacagccacgttgtattccttttcgcatctctcctcctctcacctcttccctttgttgtggacttcaatgcacaacacatcagctgtatgtgaccaggtggAAAAAACCTTTGTAAgccaaaccgctacacacagcctacatcattgtcaccatattagctaaagtaatgtcATAGTCTGCATAGATAATAGAACTAACGCGTTTGTAAACCCGGCAGGCAGTAACGCTACAGTGTACGGTCAGTGAGCAGTTACGTCAACGAGGCCCTgatggcaataaattagtaataccaaaagcttaccttaccttacctggagaatttttttttaaaacaacttGGAGTTCCAGTGTTAGgttggaaagtcatagccagctagctaacatagcatcactctgtttgagcagggtgtttcagtaggctaaactagagccagctgcatttgctagcaaaGTAAGTGATTCTGAAAGTGGGGGAAAATAACAATCTCTATTTTTCTATTGCTTCCCCTTAATTTGATAAACTGttccaactattgtctttctctctctttgagttaaTTACTCACCCCATtgtatacactgcagtgctagctagctgtagcttatgctttcagtactagattaattctctgatcctttgattgggtggacaacatgtcagttcatgctgcaagagctctgataggctggTGGATGTCCTCTGggagttgtcataattactgtaagtctatggaagggggtgagaaccatgagcctcctaggttttgtactgaagtcaatgtacccagaggagcacggaagctagctgtcccccggctacaccatggtactATCCTACAGAgtactgttgaggctactgtagacttttgcaaaataatgttttaatcaattatttggtgatgtgattatatttagtatagttttatctaaaaatgataactttttaaatgttttacaatttacatttttctgaaattcactgaggaggatggtcttcCCGTtcatcctctgaggagcctcctctGGTTTTGCCTTAGAAGTCTTGttatttacaaaattacactgattggcccaagggGGGTGGATGACatttactgttgccttgtttatTGTTTAAAATATGTACCACTTAATCTTACAGTTTTTCATTTTTTCTGTTGACTATGAATGAAATGATAAATTAAACACAAAGTCTAGACTTTGTCTTTGTTCTATTTCTGCAGTGATTTATGTTTCTTCATAATTGTGTCATGGTGTTATATAACCTAAGAATGAAGATGGATATTAGCGTTAAATCTAGTGCAATGTTTCAAATACAATTTTCATAATGCAAAACATGTCTGTCTGGAGTACAATTCCAAAATTacaggaactttcaataaattatcTGGTATCCCCAAAGTCTCGGTTGGAGGATTCCCTGAATCCGGAGGGAATAAACAGGAAATACGGAATCAGGATCGTCTACTCAGGATTTACGagaaccagggaatttattgaaagttcctgaAATCTTGCAACCCTAGTCTGGAGCAGTGTGATTAGAAATGGAATAGATACGACTGATGCTGCACGCTCATTGACTTGCACCAGGGGGCAGCTTTGTTGCTGTGTGAGGCTAGCAGCGTTGTCAAGGTAACCATAGCTGTATCGGTAACTTGAGTTACACTGCCTGCTGAAGAAGCTTGAAAACTTCCCTCGAGTGTTGACAAGCAAAAAAAGAGACTGATCTATCAGCTGAAATGCAAGGTATGCTGCATATGCTTGTTAGTATTCTTATCGTGCACTATCTGTAATTCTAGTGGCAAGTATATTCCCTCTTTGTCACCTACTTGGATCTGACAGCTTAGTTACCTAACGTTAATTTGGTAACGTTAACTGGTCAACAAGGAAATCAAACGGAAGACATTTTCTGTCATTGGCATTTCAAGATTAGTAAACTTTCAAGCTGGCCAGGGCTCTCAAAAAGGGTGGCCAGTCTCCTTAACAGCTACTGGGTATGAAGACTTTTGAGCCAACCCTGATGAGCAGACAGTAACATAACTTTCAGCAAGGAtgtaacaaaagcctgcacacccagagGCTCTCAGCAAGAATGCCATTCACAGTGTGACTATGATGAGACAGAGAATGTCACAGAATAGCTATTACATTTATATTTCAGTTCTCTCTTATCTCCCATCTTTTAGAGTTGAGTCACATCTAAAACATTCAACTGCTGTGGAGAATGCATTTGACCAGGCCAAAGTCCTCAAAAGGGCGTAGTCGACCCAACCTGAGCCACACGCCAAACATGGATGTGGCTGACAGCTTCCACAACACACCACTGATCCCGAAGCCTCCTTCAATGGGCTACGACAGGTCAGATCGTTGCCTCCGCTCCCGCTCTCAATCCCTCTTCAGGCAGGGCAGCCAGCTGAGCGTGAAACAAGACCCAGACTACCTAGATACTGTTCCCAAGgtaccctctcttcccttcccttggAACAAATACAAGCCCCTCCCCTCTATTGAGAAGAAGACGTCAGAGGAGGGTGTCTCTTTGAGGGGCATGGAGGAGAAGACATCCAAGCTCAATCTGTCCGACAGCCTCATTGTCCAGGCTCGGCAAGGGCACGGGGAGCATCAGCTGTCCTCAGTGAGGACCCGAGCAGAATCCCAGAGCAACCCGGAGATAGGCAACGTGTCAGAGGTGCTTTGCAAGGTCTGCCCCACTCCCAACCTCAACGTGATGGCCACAACCCCAGAGGCAGAAAGCCCACCAGTATTCTCCCCTGGCACTCCTGATCCTTTGAGCTTACTCCTTGCCATCCGGGCTCCGTGTGGTAGGAGGTTTGAGTACCACTTCCTACCCACAGACACCCTACTGACGGTGCTTGCCAGTGCAGAGGCCATGTATGGGGCCAGATATGAGCATGGTTACATTGAGATCGTGGATGGCTACATTAAGAGTGTTGTGGATAGACCCCTCCGAAGGACATTCACAGACCTGAACATGACTTTGGCCCAATGTGACATCTTAAATAGATCAGTACTGTGCATCTTTCAGGAGGATATGGACTCTGCCTGAACTCAAGATGGATGACACAGTATAACAACAAACATTAAAGTTATGACAAGTAGGCctatatattatattaacaaTGAAGCCATATGTTTTTAGAGGAAAGAGTGCTTGTTTCCATTGTAAAGAGGAGCTTAGGAAGGTGTGTTTTGCATTCAAGGTAATTCACAGCCACTGTGCCACAGAATAAGCCCAGACAGACATACTTTAAGTAATCTTTATTACAACCACCATTTAGAAATGACAAAACCAAAAAAAGTGCAGAAAGTATAAGAGAAGAGATTCAGCAGAGGCTATTTTAGCTTTCATAGCCAAGGTAAACACTCTAAACTCTTTAGTTCAAGCAGTCCAAATATAAATCATATTCACTGGAGGTAGAAAATGAAACAATTCAATGGTGTTTTGCTCAATAAAGCTTTTCCTCTTGAAATAGATCTAATATTTATTCCTAACAACTTAGGTATATTCCATACAATATTATTTTACTTGGTAAAAGTGACCAACTTCTGTCAGGTGACAGAATAAGCTTGAATGTGACTGAACAAAACTTGTTTCCACTGAAACAACCTCCCGCAATAGAGATTTGCAGAACCTATTGGGGAAAAAAATTAAATAGAGGGAGCAACTGCTCCAATACTTGCAGTATTACTACAATGGAATCTTTGGATTATTGTGAGGCACACATCTAAACAATCAAGAATGTATTTAGTGTTGTGATCCTGAAATGCTTTATATCACTTGAGGATTGTTAGTCTAGACTGATCATGAGTTGCCTGCCTTCTCATTAATAAGGAATGGACATTTCTCCAGTTTGGGTACTACTTCCCATTTGCTCAACTTCAAATCACATTTACCTTCCACTAGTATTATTCTATAAGAAAAGGGTTTTTAAGACCAATCAGCACAGCAAACTTCCCCCATTCTAACAATTGCAAAGTCTTGTTTGATTCAATATATTGTATATTGCTAACAACCAATGGCTACCTATACATGCCTCAGAGAGACTTCAAGATCTAGAGGTTAAAATATTAGTTTAGTGCAACcactcaataaaataaaatatatagcaACTGAACACCAACCATAATGCTAATAGTATCAATGAAGGTATCCTGCTTTTGTCAGATTTTACTTTTCATTGCAGGTTatgagaattaggttaaggttaggaaaagggttagggttcgCTAAAATACAAAAAATTTCAACTTTTGACATCCCTCCTAGCCATGACCTCTCTTTGGTATGAACTATTGTCCTGAAAATGCTTTGCATTTAAGGCATGGCTAACAGCTGTAATTTAATGTAAACATTCAAATAAATCCTTAAAGTGACAAGTCCAAAAGCCCAAATTAGTTAATAGTCCAAACTGCATAAATAGTTGCATTAAATGATTAGTGATCAAGGTTAGCAGCATCTAGTTGCTGATTTTCTCGATTTCATCGAGATCATCGGTGTCAAGCTTGTTGATCTTCTTatctatgaaaaaaaaaaaaggaaattatTAGAACATTGTCTTATAGATCAAAATGTACAACCTTGTGACGACTTCTAGAAACAGAGTGACGTACTGAAATGTTCCTCGATTTGGTT
This genomic stretch from Oncorhynchus kisutch isolate 150728-3 linkage group LG24, Okis_V2, whole genome shotgun sequence harbors:
- the ubxn10 gene encoding UBX domain-containing protein 10: MHLTRPKSSKGRSRPNLSHTPNMDVADSFHNTPLIPKPPSMGYDRSDRCLRSRSQSLFRQGSQLSVKQDPDYLDTVPKVPSLPFPWNKYKPLPSIEKKTSEEGVSLRGMEEKTSKLNLSDSLIVQARQGHGEHQLSSVRTRAESQSNPEIGNVSEVLCKVCPTPNLNVMATTPEAESPPVFSPGTPDPLSLLLAIRAPCGRRFEYHFLPTDTLLTVLASAEAMYGARYEHGYIEIVDGYIKSVVDRPLRRTFTDLNMTLAQCDILNRSVLCIFQEDMDSA